In Niallia sp. FSL W8-0635, one genomic interval encodes:
- a CDS encoding VOC family protein has protein sequence MLIQKIGQIGVTVKNLVDAIHFYKEKLGLTLLFQTDNMAFLDCNGLRILLSLPESMEFNHQSSTIYFQVENITAAYEKLKKNEVEVVSEPHLVAKLDSTETWMVFFRDSEGNMHALMSEIEAA, from the coding sequence ATCTTGATACAAAAAATTGGCCAAATCGGTGTAACTGTAAAGAATTTAGTAGATGCTATTCACTTTTATAAAGAAAAACTTGGTCTTACCCTTTTATTCCAAACAGATAATATGGCTTTTTTGGATTGCAATGGTTTGCGTATACTCCTGTCTCTGCCGGAAAGTATGGAATTTAATCACCAGAGCTCAACGATTTATTTTCAAGTGGAGAATATAACAGCTGCTTATGAGAAATTAAAGAAGAATGAAGTGGAGGTTGTAAGCGAACCACACCTTGTAGCTAAGCTGGACTCTACCGAAACATGGATGGTCTTCTTCCGTGATTCCGAGGGAAATATGCATGCGTTAATGAGTGAAATAGAGGCTGCCTGA